One Paenarthrobacter aurescens TC1 DNA window includes the following coding sequences:
- a CDS encoding putative regulatory protein (identified by match to protein family HMM PF07905) has protein sequence MSPEPATARLSFVTLEQFLEQLPPELKMLHDGGSGTSLLRWVEPSELEDPTPYLPEGEFLLTAGLPFLGKGGSAAKVDAYVQRLVDAKVAALGFGIRPYFDAVPDVLLDACRKHNLTLFEVPESVPFAAIGLEFSQLLETDNARVFRQLADTNRQLMRAVLSPRPEHELLAALVQRVPVWAVLVGADGRVRARGHNAGGSSGVEHSLLAPLLERLLSGSGPRVEMDGFEQPGSALVFGHPLRSTKDANLGALILGSDAPLTPAQNNVVQAAVGLLELLVRQRTSGSLAPSQLATAVLLHPDSLASGGTKHVNGLKDLLAQSLSSTRSAQMRVVQGVRVDGAADDGPVREVLQWRRLFDTKLVEITEYGFAAITRLRVDDSLLADIEKLGWRLVIGEPTELLGLQAAYQRAGSLRSRVVSTGKSARVDEVTWSVTGLLGREAGTMLAERLLAPVLSLEADRRDPLLSVLRGWLSENGSWDGSAKLLGLHRNSVRRQIGVLGELLDMDLNQAQIRAELWFALQYVDELVAGAAAEGTRD, from the coding sequence ATGTCGCCTGAGCCCGCCACCGCCCGCCTCAGTTTCGTCACGCTCGAACAGTTCCTGGAGCAGCTGCCGCCGGAGTTGAAAATGCTTCACGACGGCGGCAGCGGCACCTCGCTGCTGCGATGGGTGGAACCGAGTGAGCTCGAAGACCCCACGCCGTACCTGCCGGAGGGCGAGTTCCTCCTCACCGCCGGGTTGCCCTTCCTTGGGAAGGGCGGCTCGGCGGCCAAGGTGGACGCCTACGTCCAGCGGCTGGTGGATGCCAAGGTGGCTGCGCTCGGATTCGGCATCAGGCCGTATTTCGACGCCGTCCCGGACGTCCTGCTGGATGCTTGCCGCAAGCACAACCTCACATTGTTCGAGGTACCTGAGTCCGTGCCGTTCGCGGCGATCGGCCTGGAATTCTCCCAGCTTCTGGAAACCGACAACGCGAGGGTCTTCCGGCAACTGGCGGACACCAACCGCCAACTCATGCGCGCGGTACTCTCCCCCAGGCCGGAACACGAACTGCTGGCCGCCCTGGTGCAGAGGGTTCCCGTGTGGGCTGTTTTGGTGGGCGCTGACGGACGGGTCCGGGCGCGCGGGCACAACGCCGGCGGCAGCAGCGGCGTCGAACATTCCTTGTTGGCACCGCTCCTGGAGCGGCTGCTGTCAGGCAGCGGTCCGCGTGTAGAGATGGACGGTTTTGAGCAGCCGGGATCGGCGCTGGTGTTCGGGCATCCGTTGCGCAGCACCAAGGATGCAAACCTCGGCGCCCTGATCCTCGGCTCCGACGCGCCGCTGACTCCTGCGCAAAACAATGTGGTGCAGGCGGCCGTTGGTCTGCTGGAGTTGCTGGTGAGGCAGCGGACCAGTGGCTCGTTGGCACCCAGCCAGCTGGCTACGGCCGTGCTGTTGCACCCGGACTCGCTGGCGTCAGGCGGCACTAAACATGTCAACGGGCTGAAGGACCTGCTCGCCCAGAGTCTGTCGTCCACCCGGTCGGCACAGATGCGGGTGGTTCAAGGCGTCCGGGTTGATGGCGCGGCTGACGACGGCCCGGTTCGCGAGGTGCTCCAGTGGCGGCGCCTGTTCGACACCAAGCTCGTGGAGATCACCGAGTACGGTTTCGCGGCCATTACGCGGCTCAGGGTTGACGATTCCCTGCTTGCGGATATCGAGAAGCTGGGCTGGCGACTGGTAATCGGCGAGCCAACGGAACTCCTTGGCCTTCAGGCGGCATACCAACGGGCGGGTTCTTTGCGCAGCCGCGTTGTCTCCACCGGCAAGAGCGCCCGCGTGGACGAGGTGACGTGGTCCGTCACAGGACTCCTGGGCCGTGAAGCGGGAACCATGCTGGCCGAACGACTCCTGGCACCCGTGCTGTCGCTGGAAGCGGACCGGCGGGACCCGCTGTTGAGTGTCCTGCGAGGCTGGCTCAGCGAAAACGGCAGCTGGGACGGCTCGGCCAAACTCCTTGGACTTCACAGGAACAGTGTCCGGCGGCAGATCGGCGTGCTCGGCGAACTATTGGACATGGACCTCAACCAAGCGCAGATCCGGGCCGAGCTGTGGTTCGCATTGCAGTACGTGGACGAGCTGGTGGCCGGCGCTGCAGCTGAAGGGACCCGCGACTAG
- a CDS encoding putative transcriptional regulator, ROK family (identified by match to protein family HMM PF00480) yields the protein MPATQRSTKSHPRKPGSQSALRHLNQQRIIECLLSGPSTQAELSRQTGLSTATISNIVKIMQDAGLVSTEPTTSSGRRATNVRLNSNGAVAVGIDFGRRHLRVVLASLGYHVIAEDYIELPLGHRAEEGIAAAVRLLEKLLEENGIDRTAVVGAGAGIPGPIDRRSGTVAQGAILPEWVGIDILHRLEEALNCPVFVDNDANLGALSEVTWGPHSGVSNLMFLKIGSGIGAGLILNGFPYYGNVGITGEIGHATIHEHGLVCRCGNRGCLETIASTTTMIELLGRGQETLLTPQDIVRNCLAGDSATQRVVDDAGLAVGRALGNVSNLINPEVIVVGGPLAGLGDLLLDPIRRGLVRHAVPVVGETTHLAMSSLGARAEALGAAALVFQHAGITGR from the coding sequence ATGCCCGCTACGCAGCGCTCAACGAAGAGCCACCCAAGAAAACCCGGCTCGCAGTCAGCGCTCCGCCACCTGAATCAGCAACGCATCATCGAATGCTTGTTGAGCGGGCCGTCCACGCAGGCAGAGCTCTCCCGGCAGACCGGACTTTCCACCGCCACGATCTCCAACATCGTGAAAATCATGCAGGACGCCGGCTTGGTTTCCACGGAACCGACCACCAGTTCCGGCCGCCGGGCAACCAACGTGAGGCTGAACAGCAACGGGGCCGTCGCCGTCGGAATCGACTTTGGACGCCGCCACCTGCGAGTGGTCCTCGCCTCGTTGGGCTACCACGTGATTGCTGAGGATTACATTGAGTTGCCGCTAGGCCACCGGGCCGAGGAAGGCATCGCAGCGGCGGTGCGGTTACTGGAAAAGCTGCTCGAGGAAAACGGCATTGATCGCACAGCCGTTGTGGGTGCGGGAGCGGGCATCCCCGGCCCCATCGATCGACGCTCCGGCACGGTCGCCCAAGGCGCCATCCTCCCGGAGTGGGTAGGTATCGACATCCTCCATCGGCTGGAGGAAGCCCTGAATTGCCCCGTCTTTGTTGACAACGACGCCAACTTGGGTGCGCTGTCCGAAGTAACGTGGGGTCCCCACAGCGGGGTCTCCAACTTGATGTTCCTCAAGATCGGTTCGGGCATCGGCGCAGGCCTGATACTCAACGGGTTTCCTTACTACGGCAACGTGGGTATCACAGGCGAAATCGGCCACGCGACCATCCATGAACATGGTTTGGTGTGCCGGTGCGGCAACAGGGGTTGCCTCGAGACGATAGCGTCCACCACCACCATGATCGAGCTGTTGGGCCGTGGCCAGGAGACACTCCTGACGCCGCAGGACATCGTGCGCAACTGCCTCGCCGGGGACTCCGCGACCCAGCGCGTGGTGGACGATGCAGGACTTGCGGTTGGCCGCGCGCTCGGCAACGTTTCCAATCTGATCAACCCGGAAGTAATCGTGGTCGGTGGCCCCTTGGCGGGCCTCGGCGACCTTTTGCTGGACCCTATCCGCAGGGGCCTGGTGCGCCACGCAGTGCCCGTGGTGGGCGAGACAACGCACCTGGCCATGTCCTCCCTCGGGGCCCGTGCAGAAGCCCTTGGCGCAGCCGCATTAGTGTTCCAACATGCCGGTATTACCGGTAGGTAA
- a CDS encoding hypothetical protein (identified by Glimmer2; putative), translating to MMQETANKKWFDELVLELRLRQVHGDAIGDTVASVRELLRDTDQQAEEAFGPARSYAAELELPRAPKFEWVRKALWPSMLGLLAFLLFNQAVVPWARSEPMLISPVQAALVATPLVVIALLPLYLTAAVRRHWVLVGLVVICVASGLASGVVAPTSRADAWLELNPLPWLMGSAAIMVLLSIVNTMRHLGPDNDDIIDPTADTKPNTGARKKIGVLVTNWLFPIFALAMFGLALALS from the coding sequence ATGATGCAGGAAACCGCCAACAAGAAATGGTTTGACGAACTCGTCCTGGAACTTCGACTCCGCCAGGTACATGGGGATGCAATCGGTGACACCGTGGCAAGCGTCCGGGAACTCCTCAGAGACACCGACCAACAGGCTGAGGAAGCGTTCGGGCCAGCACGCAGCTATGCGGCCGAGCTCGAACTTCCACGTGCGCCGAAGTTTGAATGGGTAAGGAAGGCACTCTGGCCATCCATGCTGGGCCTCTTGGCCTTTTTGCTTTTCAACCAGGCCGTGGTGCCATGGGCCCGCTCCGAGCCAATGCTGATTTCGCCGGTACAGGCAGCTCTTGTTGCGACGCCGCTCGTAGTCATTGCACTCCTGCCGCTCTATCTCACCGCAGCGGTCCGGCGCCACTGGGTGCTCGTAGGCCTTGTTGTCATTTGCGTAGCGTCAGGGCTTGCCTCCGGAGTAGTAGCGCCGACCAGCCGGGCGGATGCATGGCTGGAATTGAACCCTCTCCCCTGGCTCATGGGCAGCGCCGCCATCATGGTTCTTCTCTCCATCGTCAACACGATGAGGCACCTTGGCCCGGATAACGACGACATTATCGACCCAACCGCCGACACGAAGCCGAACACCGGAGCGCGGAAGAAGATTGGCGTGCTGGTCACCAACTGGCTTTTCCCGATATTCGCGCTGGCCATGTTTGGCCTCGCCTTAGCCCTCAGCTAG
- a CDS encoding putative bacterial transferase hexapeptide repeat protein (identified by match to protein family HMM PF00132), with the protein MAPSYTFAGDTPAIHDTAFVAPTASIIGKATLAEDSSAFYGVSVRADTAAISVGAGSNLQDNVVLHADPGFPCTVGERVSVGHSAVVHGCTIEDDCLIGMSATILNGAVVGSGSLIAAGAVVLEGTVIPPRSLVAGVPAKVRRELTDEEFEGVKHNAAHYKELAAAHREMHTN; encoded by the coding sequence ATGGCTCCTTCTTACACTTTCGCCGGGGATACTCCGGCCATCCATGACACCGCCTTCGTGGCACCCACGGCATCAATCATTGGCAAGGCCACGTTGGCCGAGGACTCCAGTGCTTTCTACGGCGTCTCCGTCCGCGCAGATACGGCCGCGATCAGCGTGGGTGCAGGGTCCAACCTCCAGGACAACGTAGTCCTCCACGCCGACCCCGGCTTCCCGTGCACCGTCGGCGAGCGCGTCTCCGTGGGTCACAGCGCAGTGGTCCACGGCTGCACCATAGAGGACGACTGCCTGATCGGCATGAGCGCCACCATCCTCAACGGCGCAGTAGTTGGATCGGGTTCGCTCATCGCTGCCGGCGCAGTGGTTCTGGAGGGCACGGTCATTCCCCCGCGCTCCCTCGTTGCCGGTGTTCCCGCGAAGGTCCGCCGCGAACTTACCGATGAAGAGTTTGAGGGTGTCAAGCACAACGCGGCCCACTACAAGGAGCTCGCTGCGGCGCACAGGGAGATGCACACAAACTGA
- a CDS encoding hydrolase, carbon-nitrogen family (identified by match to protein family HMM PF00795): MLLSVLQANASVMDVEANLRTIDDAAQRAAQAGAGLLLTPELFPVGYAPLRLHAELDPATLPGIRERLSEIARRHSIGLVYSLPAVADHKNAWHITASLLDAEGNEVLNYAKVHLFGPEEHKAFVGAQEPPAVVDFNGIRTSMLICYDVEFPEAVRAAATRGAELLLVPTALSAGFDNVPQVLIRARALESQLNVAYANHSGHEDVYTFLGGSVVAGPDGSLLAAAGESAALLFAEVGTESVNAAREEVPYLRERRPNLYAEWDKRA, translated from the coding sequence ATGCTGCTCTCAGTCCTGCAGGCGAACGCTTCCGTCATGGACGTAGAGGCCAACCTGCGCACAATCGACGACGCCGCCCAGCGCGCCGCTCAAGCCGGGGCCGGGCTGCTCCTCACACCGGAGCTGTTCCCCGTTGGCTACGCACCGCTGCGTCTGCACGCTGAACTGGATCCGGCTACCCTCCCCGGCATCCGCGAGCGCCTGTCCGAGATCGCCCGCCGTCACAGCATCGGCCTGGTGTACAGCCTCCCGGCAGTCGCCGACCATAAGAATGCCTGGCACATCACCGCTTCCCTCCTGGATGCCGAGGGCAATGAAGTCCTCAACTACGCCAAGGTCCACCTCTTTGGCCCGGAGGAGCACAAGGCGTTCGTTGGCGCCCAAGAACCTCCCGCGGTCGTGGATTTCAACGGAATCCGTACATCGATGCTGATCTGCTACGACGTGGAGTTCCCGGAGGCGGTCCGTGCCGCCGCCACCCGTGGTGCCGAGCTCCTGTTGGTGCCAACAGCTCTTTCTGCCGGGTTCGACAACGTTCCGCAGGTCCTCATCCGCGCGCGGGCGTTGGAGAGCCAGCTCAACGTGGCGTACGCCAACCACTCCGGGCATGAGGACGTCTACACGTTCCTGGGCGGCAGCGTCGTGGCCGGACCGGACGGCTCGTTGCTTGCGGCAGCAGGGGAGTCCGCGGCCCTGCTGTTCGCCGAGGTGGGCACGGAGTCGGTCAACGCGGCACGGGAGGAAGTCCCGTACCTGCGCGAACGCCGGCCGAACCTCTATGCAGAGTGGGACAAGCGCGCCTAG
- a CDS encoding putative amino acid permease (identified by match to protein family HMM PF00324) encodes MNTKNPAAANGARPSLGAQLLRRKPIGQMVSEAGSSESGTPLVRSFGVLQLTMISVGATLGTGILVILGESVPLAGPAIWISFVIAGLAALLSAVSYAEMAGLVPVAGSSYSYSYATMGEGMAWICGWCLVLEYAVSVAAVAVGAGQYVNETLAAFGQFLPDAVSQPPGDGGVVNVPAMIIVILAMVLLVRGARESAWINTAIVVIKVGILLFFCAVAFTAFNAGNFEPLLPMGAAGVSAAASSVFFSYIGFDAASTAGEEAKNPKRDLPRAIMLSMVIVTSIYVLVAVAAIGARPWGWFDGTEAALVQILHEITGQPWIALVFSIGAVLAIASIVLTVLYGQTRIMLSMSRDGMMPKVFGRISRRTGTPVAGTLIVGVGVALAAGLVPLGALADATSIGTLFAFALVNVAVIYLRRNRPDLERSFRVPLYPITPILGTLMCAYLMINLGADTWITFGVWMLVGIAIYFGYGRRNSKVAALSEQDYRELTTRAVSPEPVKAANS; translated from the coding sequence GTGAACACCAAAAACCCGGCTGCGGCCAACGGCGCCAGGCCGAGCCTGGGCGCGCAACTCCTGCGCCGCAAGCCCATTGGCCAGATGGTCAGCGAAGCCGGAAGCAGTGAAAGCGGAACGCCGCTGGTCCGCAGCTTCGGGGTCCTCCAGCTGACCATGATCAGCGTCGGTGCCACGCTCGGCACCGGCATCCTGGTCATCCTGGGCGAATCCGTGCCGCTGGCGGGACCTGCCATCTGGATCTCCTTCGTCATCGCCGGCTTGGCCGCTCTGCTCTCCGCCGTGTCCTATGCCGAAATGGCTGGACTCGTTCCGGTGGCAGGTTCCAGCTACTCCTACTCCTACGCCACCATGGGCGAGGGCATGGCCTGGATCTGCGGCTGGTGCCTGGTGCTGGAGTACGCGGTCTCGGTTGCAGCAGTTGCCGTGGGGGCCGGACAGTACGTCAACGAGACCTTGGCTGCCTTCGGTCAGTTCCTGCCGGACGCCGTGAGCCAGCCGCCGGGGGATGGCGGCGTGGTCAACGTCCCCGCGATGATCATCGTGATTCTGGCCATGGTCCTGCTGGTCCGCGGTGCACGTGAGAGTGCGTGGATCAACACTGCAATCGTGGTGATCAAGGTGGGCATCCTGCTCTTCTTCTGCGCCGTAGCGTTCACCGCGTTCAATGCCGGTAACTTCGAGCCTCTTCTCCCGATGGGTGCCGCAGGGGTATCCGCCGCAGCGTCGAGCGTTTTCTTCTCCTACATCGGCTTCGACGCCGCCTCCACCGCGGGTGAGGAAGCCAAAAACCCCAAGCGGGATCTCCCCAGGGCCATCATGCTGTCCATGGTGATCGTCACCAGCATTTATGTCCTGGTTGCCGTCGCTGCCATTGGCGCCCGGCCTTGGGGTTGGTTTGACGGTACGGAGGCTGCTCTGGTGCAGATCCTGCATGAGATCACCGGGCAGCCCTGGATTGCGCTGGTCTTCTCCATTGGTGCAGTTCTTGCCATCGCCAGCATCGTGCTGACAGTCCTCTACGGTCAGACCCGCATCATGCTCTCCATGTCCCGCGACGGCATGATGCCCAAAGTCTTTGGACGCATTTCCCGCCGAACCGGCACCCCTGTGGCCGGAACGCTGATCGTTGGCGTCGGCGTCGCCCTTGCCGCTGGTTTGGTCCCGCTGGGTGCTCTGGCCGACGCCACCAGCATCGGAACCCTGTTCGCGTTCGCGTTGGTCAATGTTGCAGTGATCTACCTGCGCCGCAACCGCCCCGATCTTGAGCGAAGCTTCAGGGTTCCCCTGTATCCGATCACTCCCATCCTGGGCACGCTGATGTGTGCCTACCTGATGATCAACCTCGGTGCCGATACCTGGATCACCTTCGGTGTCTGGATGCTCGTGGGCATCGCCATCTACTTCGGCTATGGACGCCGGAACTCCAAGGTAGCCGCGCTCAGCGAACAGGACTACCGTGAACTAACCACCAGGGCCGTGAGCCCGGAACCTGTGAAAGCAGCAAACTCATGA
- the alr gene encoding alanine racemase (identified by match to protein family HMM PF00842; match to protein family HMM PF01168; match to protein family HMM TIGR00492), translating into MDLSAISDNIQALKKRTEAPFFMAVVKGNAYGHGLVEVARTAVKAGADWLGTAQLSEAIALRQAGITVPILSWLYLASQTSATIREALENDIDVSLGSVGQLEVLAGIAKRLGRPAVVHLELDSGLSRGGARKEDWAELVAQARQAELAGNLRVRGIWTHLAWADVPAHPGNITAVAEFEDAVREAHQAGLAPELRHVSSSANILDRPEFHFDMVRAGLAIYGLAPADHLDPADFGLRPALSVTAPLVMLKKVPAGTGVSYEHQAITYEPRYLGLIPLGYADGIPKGISGRSVVNIGGRTVPVIGKVCMDQFMVDLGPDASGIDVGDTAVLFGDPACGAASADDWGAAIGSHGDEIINRIAPRLPRAYATTAYRCPDYQEPAAAGPGNVA; encoded by the coding sequence GTGGACCTGTCGGCGATTTCGGACAACATCCAGGCCCTGAAAAAGCGCACTGAGGCGCCATTCTTCATGGCCGTGGTGAAGGGAAATGCTTATGGCCACGGACTGGTGGAAGTAGCCCGCACAGCTGTCAAGGCTGGAGCGGACTGGCTGGGAACGGCCCAGCTCAGCGAAGCGATTGCGCTCCGCCAAGCAGGCATCACTGTGCCGATACTTTCCTGGTTGTATCTGGCATCCCAGACAAGCGCCACCATTCGCGAAGCCCTCGAAAACGACATCGATGTGTCGCTCGGGAGCGTTGGCCAACTGGAGGTGCTGGCAGGCATCGCGAAACGCCTGGGCCGTCCCGCCGTCGTGCACTTGGAACTGGACAGCGGCCTGAGCCGCGGCGGTGCGCGCAAGGAAGACTGGGCCGAGCTCGTGGCGCAGGCCCGGCAGGCAGAGCTCGCCGGGAACCTTCGCGTACGCGGCATTTGGACCCACCTGGCCTGGGCCGATGTACCAGCGCACCCCGGCAACATCACCGCCGTCGCCGAGTTCGAGGACGCTGTTCGCGAAGCGCACCAGGCAGGACTTGCCCCCGAACTTAGGCACGTATCCAGCTCTGCGAACATCCTGGACCGGCCCGAATTCCACTTCGACATGGTCCGCGCAGGCCTGGCAATTTACGGACTCGCCCCGGCCGATCACCTGGACCCTGCCGACTTTGGCCTGCGTCCCGCCCTCAGCGTGACCGCACCGTTGGTCATGCTCAAGAAGGTCCCCGCAGGCACCGGCGTCAGCTACGAACACCAGGCCATCACCTATGAGCCGCGATACCTCGGGCTCATCCCGCTCGGCTACGCGGACGGCATCCCCAAAGGCATCAGCGGCCGTTCGGTGGTGAACATCGGCGGGCGCACGGTCCCGGTGATCGGAAAGGTCTGCATGGACCAGTTCATGGTGGACCTTGGGCCGGACGCGTCGGGAATCGACGTCGGCGACACGGCGGTGCTGTTCGGTGACCCGGCCTGCGGGGCGGCGAGCGCCGACGACTGGGGCGCCGCGATTGGAAGCCACGGCGACGAAATCATCAACAGGATCGCGCCTCGGCTCCCCCGCGCTTACGCCACTACCGCTTACCGGTGCCCCGACTACCAGGAGCCGGCAGCCGCCGGGCCAGGCAATGTCGCCTGA
- a CDS encoding putative transcriptional regulator, PadR family (identified by match to protein family HMM PF03551) — MTVSHPGPPTSEGADWPSDWLRATLGFLSLHALSAGPSYGYAIISELERHGFGTIKGGTLYPLLTRYEAAGLVTTEWRAGDGGPGRKYFALTDRGRTEVKRLSADWLRFTELSKRYLDGQDTKETTT, encoded by the coding sequence ATGACAGTTTCCCATCCAGGTCCGCCGACGTCGGAAGGCGCTGACTGGCCAAGTGATTGGCTGCGTGCGACGCTGGGCTTCCTCTCGCTTCATGCCCTCTCCGCTGGCCCCTCCTACGGTTACGCGATCATCAGTGAACTTGAGCGCCACGGGTTCGGCACCATCAAGGGCGGCACTCTCTACCCGCTCCTCACCCGTTATGAGGCCGCTGGCCTGGTCACCACCGAATGGCGGGCAGGGGACGGCGGACCGGGCCGAAAGTACTTTGCCCTGACTGACCGCGGGCGCACCGAAGTGAAACGGCTCAGCGCGGACTGGCTGCGATTCACCGAGCTCAGCAAGCGATACCTCGACGGGCAGGACACGAAGGAGACCACTACATGA
- a CDS encoding putative tryptophan 2-monooxygenase (identified by match to protein family HMM PF01593), producing MLNPDFPFSYDHYLAHPDGLGSVPEELYGTEVAIIGAGLSGLVTAYELMKLGLKPVIYEADQIGGRLRTASFPSAPGVVADLGGMRFPVSGKAFYHYVDLLGLDTNDFPNPMAPATSSTVIELAGKKHYATTADELPEFFLEVADAWKAAVNDGAAFAEMREAIKARDTKRIKELWNALLPELDEQTFYGFIAASKSFKDAGFAHREAFGQVGFGTGGWDTDFPNSILEILRVVYTDADDQHRSIKGGAQRLPEALWNHAPSGLKYWPEGTSLASLHSGSPRGAVDNIRRAENGDLLVRENWGREATYQAVVTTCQSWLLSTRIHTEEALFPAELWTAIERSHYMQSSKTFVMVDRPFWKDIDPETGREVLSMTLTDRLNRATYLLDDGPDKPAVILLSYTWNDDALKWLALTAEERVKLMLHSLEQIYPGVDISSHIIGQPITVSWEADPNFMGAFKANLPGHYRYQQRLFTHFKQDQLAEHQRGIFLAGDDVSFTAGWAEGAVTTGLNAVWGVVNHLGGASAAGNPGPGDLLDELGPISLD from the coding sequence ATGCTGAACCCGGACTTCCCGTTCAGCTACGACCATTACCTGGCGCACCCGGACGGGTTGGGCTCAGTCCCCGAGGAGCTCTACGGCACCGAGGTGGCCATCATCGGCGCCGGGCTGTCCGGCCTGGTCACTGCGTATGAACTCATGAAGCTTGGCCTCAAACCCGTCATCTACGAGGCCGACCAGATCGGTGGACGTCTCCGGACTGCGAGCTTCCCGTCCGCGCCCGGCGTTGTGGCGGACCTCGGCGGCATGCGCTTCCCGGTTTCCGGGAAGGCTTTCTACCACTACGTGGACCTCCTTGGCTTGGACACCAACGATTTCCCCAATCCCATGGCGCCGGCAACTTCTTCCACGGTCATTGAACTTGCGGGTAAGAAGCACTACGCCACCACTGCTGACGAGCTGCCGGAGTTCTTCCTCGAAGTAGCTGACGCTTGGAAAGCCGCAGTGAATGACGGCGCTGCTTTCGCCGAGATGCGGGAAGCCATCAAGGCCCGCGACACCAAGCGGATCAAAGAACTCTGGAACGCCCTCCTGCCGGAACTCGACGAGCAAACCTTCTACGGCTTCATCGCCGCCAGCAAGTCCTTCAAGGATGCCGGGTTCGCTCACCGTGAAGCATTCGGGCAAGTGGGCTTCGGCACCGGTGGTTGGGATACCGACTTCCCCAACTCCATCCTCGAAATCCTCCGCGTGGTCTACACCGACGCCGACGACCAGCACCGCTCCATTAAGGGAGGAGCGCAAAGGCTCCCCGAGGCACTCTGGAACCACGCGCCGTCGGGCCTTAAGTACTGGCCGGAAGGCACCTCGCTCGCGTCCCTGCACTCCGGTTCGCCGCGAGGAGCCGTGGACAACATCCGCCGGGCGGAGAACGGCGACCTCCTGGTCCGCGAGAACTGGGGGCGCGAGGCCACGTACCAAGCCGTGGTGACCACCTGCCAGTCCTGGCTGCTGTCCACGCGCATCCACACCGAGGAAGCGCTGTTCCCAGCCGAGTTGTGGACCGCGATCGAGCGCTCGCACTACATGCAGTCGTCCAAGACCTTCGTGATGGTGGACCGGCCGTTCTGGAAGGACATCGATCCCGAGACCGGCCGCGAGGTCTTGTCCATGACCCTCACCGACCGCCTCAACCGGGCAACGTACTTGCTCGACGACGGCCCGGACAAGCCCGCTGTCATCCTCCTGTCCTACACATGGAACGACGACGCCCTGAAATGGCTAGCGCTCACCGCCGAGGAACGCGTGAAGCTCATGCTGCACTCCTTGGAGCAGATCTACCCGGGCGTGGACATTTCAAGCCACATCATCGGGCAGCCGATCACGGTGTCCTGGGAAGCGGACCCCAACTTCATGGGCGCGTTCAAGGCCAACCTGCCCGGACACTACCGGTACCAGCAGCGCTTGTTCACGCACTTCAAGCAGGATCAGCTGGCGGAGCACCAGCGCGGAATCTTCCTCGCGGGGGACGATGTGTCCTTCACCGCCGGATGGGCTGAGGGTGCCGTGACCACGGGCCTGAACGCCGTGTGGGGAGTGGTGAACCACCTGGGTGGCGCATCCGCTGCCGGCAACCCGGGTCCGGGTGACCTGCTGGATGAGCTCGGCCCGATCTCCCTGGACTGA